A window from Seriola aureovittata isolate HTS-2021-v1 ecotype China chromosome 14, ASM2101889v1, whole genome shotgun sequence encodes these proteins:
- the si:dkeyp-121d4.3 gene encoding uncharacterized protein si:dkeyp-121d4.3 isoform X3 yields the protein MGRGKGPTRGRPPMGAPGDDGPPFDIGPPGWGPPPPGGWGPPPPDGWPPPPDEWGPPPPGGWGPPPPGGWGPPPPGGWGPPPPEWDPRGPPPPGWGPRGPPPPGWGPHPDDWLPPPEDWGRHPDDWRPPHPDDWRLHPDDWRPPREEWRRLPEDWGPDKPLPPPGWGHPGWGPEGPPEPWGPEPGPPAPVPPVPPPVIPPPVAIPPPDPAAYGAVPPVPPPSCVPPFGFPAYPPPGWSGEPVVEEPMPNPPPDQPEWIKALISAPASEATPGETKKSTDESPVTKTPAADPPAAAATAAAAAAATAPKPKSKPKPDPNKTAKALGLLGKRTFDKPPPGRSTGIISFIGPTFGYIEREDLEKFTFSFDAFFGNPKAMTPGVRVHFTACKEKQNSLIATDVKVAPGGTENVDTEIYEAVVSQPITEPQPGERQYPGQVHVNIGPLRTNLTFDRKDSTVTLLKNDQVLINLLTDIVTEKRRATNIKPKIPATFSHTKEARQKGVIISLKENEGVIKSDEHGELPFDIKENFSDVEFTAEDVNEEVEFTVITLKTGNRAIRIRRVKEPLLLTLCTATVASSEEAESEGENANGDSDGDSTRSLRGKANVKLDLAPNMKLDTELYEGIVSQPIIEPTPTLPGYPGQIHANIGPVRTNVTFDHRDCGVTLLKNDHVLINLLVDMVTRKRRAANIKPKIPFTFSYTKEKRELGIITYLGAEEGIVNSEEHGELHFDICENFSDTEFNANDIHKEVEFTTGIVKSEKRAIRLRRTKRIEDKILEEQKKREEEEKKKKREEEEKRKQEEEERKRMEEEEEEREKEVERKKKEEVAAALAAAKDKWTPLGFKTRDPDTMDDISKERFEGTVLRAISKNPRKEIKKEPAENEALFGQVKVKVEKMDEDENEEAAGKPDGVGGEGLKMKVKKEKEDEAEVKKERTAEAEAKPDPEMGRLVMTIDGQQKQLSFARRDLLTAATMLDGDKVRFNIATHRETKEERATYVEILPDSFEESTEQRRHGIVIEFMENSGLIKCTQNPQLFFNMSEVIEKKKLELNEKVEFSVVPHETAEGGNQAIRIKRYTESVFLPVRKLVGVGANKGKMTIKLTKASEETEKEKPETDKLKVVVKNLRAQDSKTSIGRRDYSTTRRRYGRSRSRSRSRSRSKGRSRSKSRSKSPPRDQFGRIIKRRRSSSIDRDRKTSRFKQSRERSHRRTRSRTKSRSKSRSRSRSKTSSRSRSRSRERSKDRPGKKRSKISRDREDGHKRRRDLSPPPRRGGVVDDELARKKRELEELNEMIAYKKSLVDIDPRGLDPGQRTCIDYDHGRIAVPLTEYKPVRSILKKRPEGPEYHQRPPQPYDDPYYDRPYSPYQDRRYGDCYGGPYASRPYADRPYGDRPYADRPYESRLYGEPPYAGPPSTSHRYTDRYDVYDEPYDDRYYDPAYADRPYDDPYRPVKRSQSPEPHGPSSSSQSAASTQPSLTHTGASSSSQPPFRPPSPTEPPPRSPSPKLKNTTPRQSPPAEKPPLDRFLDMLNKKVGAEKKSEPVHVNDDLLPHERALQDGVGFSRIVGLTQEQPSSSRALEAEKKQLSPKRSSVERTSEEPKSVTEPYDKIQSLLRTIGLKLSTGDVSKLASRAQEKIYSPKSSSIERDTLSSPREDLRTSRTGSVESEHIHSPSPVRSSSLEPLTRHKPVLEYEGFLDQQELEVLKKAQQLQSFTKTMGSTCSTTSPKPPPGPPPAQYQHPPIPTSWSLGVPTQVPPEECSISPTMGSPTAGQSQRFGFPPGPPPGPPPRRLGQPPPGPPPGPPPRRPPGQPFTPPISQAALPFLGQPPTAPSLDSSSPLQPSTTATVILTPLSSTPATLSTPSNDQSAISTTVARCLKVIETVKSLAVQPPAKPVKSVQFSLPTESPSVSSLQTSTETDDDIKAKQKEKLDLYNQRIMEKREQQYQEMIARKKQGERNKDGTLISPGKPISSEPRNVWICGHSLVYWAESRAKSPEVGMQLGMDPSKVAIWWKGTQGMTWSQLLPQLHQLKVTWPNPDVLIMHLGGNDLSTDSPTDLLASVKKDLTSMRSIFPQCVLVWSNILPRRVWRHSTDSHEVDLIRTTVNRRIQNIILELGGTSLTHDNIRCGANTGLYRADGVHLSPKGIDVFNLNLQDFLEKWEMEVNKASEKS from the exons ATGGGACGAGGAAAGGGACCGACACGGGGCCGACCCCCCATGGGTGCGCCAGGTGACGACGGACCTCCGTTCGACATCGGTCCGCCCGGCTGGGGCCCTCCTCCGCCTGGAGGCTGGGGTCCCCCGCCGCCTGATGGTTGGCCTCCGCCGCCCGATGAATGGGGGCCTCCGCCGCCGGGAGGATGGGGTCCTCCGCCGCCTGGAGGATGGGGACCTCCGCCGCCTGGAGGATGGGGACCTCCGCCGCCTGAATGGGACCCGAGAGGGCCTCCGCCTCCTGGCTGGGGACCGAGAGGACCGCCGCCGCCGGGCTGGGGACCTCATCCCGACGACTGGCTGCCTCCTCCAGAAGACTGGGGTCGTCACCCAGATGACTGGAGACCTCCACACCCCGACGACTGGAGGCTTCACCCCGATGACTGGAGACCGCCCCGCGAAGAATGGAGACGACTTCCAGAGGACTGGGGACCCGATAAGCCTCTCCCCCCTCCTGGTTGGGGACATCCAGGCTGGGGTCCCGAAGGTCCCCCTGAACCGTGGGGACCCGAGCCTGGTCCACCCGCACCTGTGCCACCTGTACCCCCGCCGGTCATCCCCCCTCCTGTGGCGATTCCTCCCCCGGACCCCGCAGCCTACGGAGCGGTGCCTCCTGTCCCCCCTCCGAGCTGCGTCCCTCCGTTCGGGTTCCCGGCCTACCCTCCCCCCGGCTGGTCAGGAGAG CCTGTTGTGGAGGAGCCGATGCCAAACCCGCCTCCGGACCAGCCTGAGTGG ATCAAAGCGTTGATCTCAGCTCCGGCTTCTGAGGCGACTCCAGGAGAAACTAAGAAATCCACAGATGAGTCTCCCGTCACcaaaacacctgctgctgacccccccgccgccgccgccaccgctgctgctgctgccgccgccacCGCCCCGAAACCTAAATCCAAACCCAAACCCGATCCCAACAAGACCGCCAAGGCCCTCGGCCTTCTGGGAAAACGCACGTTTGATAA GCCTCCTCCAGGCAGGTCCACAGGGATCATCTCCTTCATCGGG CCGACGTTCGGCTACATCGAGAGAGAAGACCTGGAGAAGTTCACCTTCAGCTTTGACGCCTTCTTTGGAAACCCCAAAGCCATGACGCCCGGGGTCAGAGTTCACTTCACCGCCTGCaaagagaag CAGAACAGTCTGATAGCGACGGATGTGAAAGTGGCTCCAGGCGGAACAGAGAACGTGGACACGGAGATCTACGAGGCCGtggtcagtcagccaatcacgGAGCCTCAG CCCGGCGAGCGTCAGTACCCCGGTCAGGTCCACGTGAACATCGGGCCCCTGAGGACCAACCTGACGTTCGACAGGAAGGACAGCACGGTGACGCTCCTGAAGAACGACCAGGTGCTCATCAACCTGCTGACCGACATCGTGACCGAGAAGAGACGAGCCACCAACATCAAACCCAAAATCCCAGCGACCTTCAGCCACACCAAGGAGGCCAGGCAGAAG GGCGTCATCATCAGCCTCAAAGAAAACGAGGGCGTCATCAAGTCGGACGAACATGGCGAGCTTCCCTTCGACATCAAAGAAAACTTCAGTGACGTCGAGTTCACGGCCGAGGACGTCAACGAGGAGGTGGAGTTCACCGTCATCACG ctGAAAACGGGGAATCGGGCGATCCGGATCCGGCGGGTGAAGGAGCCGCTCCTCCTGACGCTCTGCACCGCCACCGTCGCCTCCTCAGAGGAGGCGGAGTCTGAGGGCGAGAACGCCAACGGGGACAGTGACGGAGACTCGACCAGGTCGCTCAGAGGGAAGGCCAACGTCAAGCTGGACCTGGCGCCCAACATGAAGCTGGACACGGAGCTGTACGAGGGCATCGTCAGTCAGCCCATCATCGAGCCCACG CCCACCCTGCCAGGTTACCCGGGTCAGATCCACGCCAACATCGGCCCCGTCAGGACCAACGTGACCTTCGACCATCGGGACTGCGGCGTGACGCTGCTTAAGAACGACCACGTGTTGATCAACCTGCTGGTCGACATGgtgacgaggaagaggagggcgGCCAACATCAAACCCAAAATCCCCTTCACCTTCAGCTACaccaaagagaagagagagctg ggcATCATCACGTACCTGGGGGCTGAGGAAGGCATCGTCAACTCGGAGGAGCACGGCGAGCTTCACTTCGACATCTGCGAGAACTTCAGCGACACCGAGTTCAACGCCAACGACATCCACAAGGAGGTGGAGTTCACGACAGGCATC GTGAAGTCTGAGAAGAGGGCGATCAGGCtgaggaggacgaagaggatCGAGGACAAAATCCTGGAGGAGCAAAAGAaacgggaggaggaggagaagaagaagaagcgggaggaggaggagaagaggaaacaagaggaggaggagaggaagaggatggaggaggaggaggaggagcgagagaaagaggtggagaggaagaagaaggaggaggtggcggCGGCGCTGGCAGCTGCTAAAGACAAA tggACTCCCCTCGGCTTCAAGACGAGGGACCCCGACACGATGGACGACATCAGCAAAGAGCGATTTGAAGGCACCGTCCTCAGAGCCATCTCCAAAAATCCTCGTAAGGAGATCAAGAAGGAGCCGGCGGAGAACGAAGCGCTGTTCGGACAG gtaaaagtaaaagtggagAAAATGGACGAAGACGAGAACGAAGAGGCGGCGGGTAAACCTGACggagtgggaggagaggggctgaagatgaaggtgaaaaaggagaaggaggatgagGCGGAGGTGAAGAAAGAGCGGACGGCTGAAGCTGAAGCCAAACCAGACCCAGAGATGGGCCGACTGGTGATGACCATCGACGGGCAACAGAAACAACTCTCCTTCGCTCGCAGAGACCTGCTGACCGCCGCCACCATGCTGGACGGAGACAAG GTGCGTTTCAACATCGCCACTCATCGGGAGACCAAAGAGGAACGAGCGACCTACGTGGAAATTCTCCCCGACTCCTTCGAAGAGTCGACCGAACAACGTCGACAT GGCATCGTGATCGAGTTCATGGAGAACTCTGGACTCATCAAGTGCACCCAGAACCCCCAGCTCTTCTTCAACATGTCGGAGGTGATCGAGAAGAAGAAACTGGAGCTGAATGAGAAGGTCGAGTTCAGCGTCGTCCCG CATGAAACGGCGGAGGGGGGGAACCAGGCCATCAGGATAAAACGTTACACCGAGAGCGTTTTCCTCCCCGTTCGGAAACTTGTCGGTGTCGGAGCAAACAAAGGAAAG ATGACCATCAAGCTGACCAAAGCTTCAGAAGAAACAGA GAAGGAAAAACCAGAGACAGACAAGCTGAAGGTGGTGGTGAAAAATCTTAGAGCTCAGGACAGCAAGACCAGTATCGGCAGACGGGATTACAGCACCACTCGGCGAAGATATGGCcgcagcagaagcagaagtcGGAGCAGGAGTCGGAGTAAGGGTAGGAGTAGGAGTAAAAGTAGGAGCAAGAGTCCACCTAGAGACCAGTTTGGACGCATCATTAAAAGGAGACGCAGCTCCAGCATTGACCGTGACCGTAAAACCAGCAGGTTCAAGCAAAGCCGAGAGAGGTCACACAGGCGCACCAGAAGTCGCACTAAGAGTCGTAGTAAGAGCCGAAGCCGAAGCCGAAGCAAGACCTCCAGCAGGAGCCGCAGTAGGAGCAGGGAAAGGAGCAAAGACAGGCCTGGAAAGAAGAGGAGCAAAATCAGCAGAGACCGTGAAGACGGTcacaagaggaggagggaccTGAGCCCTCCTCCCAGACGTGGCGGAGTCGTGGATGACGAGCTGGCGAGGAAGAAGcgggagctggaggagctgaacgAGATGATTGCCTACAAAAAGTCACTGGTGGACATAGATCCCAGAGGACTGGACCCTGGACAAAGGACCTGCATAGACTATGACCATGGCAGGATCGCTGTGCCGCTCACTGAGTACAAACCAGTCCGGTCCATCCTGAAGAAACGGCCCGAGGGACCTGAGTACCACCAACGTCCTCCTCAACCCTACGATGATCCCTATTATGACCGGCCATACAGTCCATACCAAGATCGGCGGTACGGTGACTGCTACGGTGGTCCGTACGCCAGCCGTCCCTACGCTGATCGCCCTTATGGTGACCGTCCTTACGCTGACCGGCCTTATGAAAGTCGTCTCTATGGTGAACCTCCCTATGCCGGCCCTCCGTCCACCAGCCACCGTTACACTGATCGCTACGACGTTTACGATGAACCCTATGACGATCGCTACTATGACCCAGCGTATGCAGACCGACCTTACGATGATCCGTATCGTCCTGTAAAACGGAGCCAGTCTCCAGAACCTCATGGTCCCTCGTCTTCTTCACAATCAGCTGCCTCCACCCAACCTTCGTTGACACATACTGGCGCCAGTTCATCCTCCCAACCACCTTTCAGACCTCCTTCTCCCACAGAACCACCTCCTAGAAGCCCTTCTCCCAAACTGAAGAACACAACACCACGTCAGTCGCCTCCTGCTGAGAAACCACCCCTAGACCGTTTTCTTGATATGCTCAATAAAAAGGTGGGTGCTGAAAAGAAATCAGAACCGGTTCATGTTAACGATGACTTACTCCCTCATGAGCGGGCACTTCAAGATGGCGTGGGATTCTCTCGGATTGTGGGATTGACTCAAGAGCAACCCAGCAGCAGTCGAGCTCTAGAAGCGGAAAAGAAACAACTGAGCCCTAAACGGTCCTCAGTAGAGAGAACAAGCGAGGAACCAAAGAGTGTGACAGAACCCTACGACAAGATCCAGAGTCTACTCCGTACGATTGGCCTGAAGCTGAGTACAGGAGATGTGTCCAAACTGGCAAGTCGAGCCCAGGAGAAAATCTACAGCCCAAAGTCCTCATCCATAGAAAGAGACACTTTGTCATCCCCAAGAGAAGACCTACGAACAAGTAGAACAGGTTCAGTTGAATCTGAACACATCCACTCCCCCTCCCCTGTCAGGTCCTCCAGTTTGGAGCCGCTCACCAGACATAAACCTGTCTTGGAGTATGAAGGGTTCCTGGACCAGCAGGAGTTGGAGGTGCTAAAAAAGGCGCAACAGCTGCAGAGTTTTACCAAGACAATGGGGAGTACCTGTTCCACCACTTCTCCAAAACCACCTCCTGGCCCCCCACCTGCTCAATACCAACATCCACCTATTCCAACCAGTTGGTCACTGGGAGTCCCCACCCAGGTTCCCCCAGAGGAGTGCTCCATCAGCCCCACTATGGGGTCTCCAACAGCTGGTCAATCACAAAGATTTGGAtttcctcctggtcctcctcctGGACCTCCTCCCCGGCGCCTGGGACagcctcctccaggacctcccCCTGGACCTCCACCCCGGCGCCCTCCTGGTCAACCTTTCACTCCACCCATCAGTCAAGCAGCTTTACCTTTCCTTGGCCAACCTCCTACAGCTCCATCCCTTGACTCCTCCAGTCCTTTGCAGCCTTCAACCACTGCCACGGTAATACTGACGCCACTATCATCAACACCGGCAACACTGAGTACTCCAAGCAATGACCAATCAGCCATCTCTACAACTGTGGCCAGATGCCTGAAGGTTATAGAGACGGTTAAGTCTCTGGCTGTGCAGCCACCAGCCAAACCAGTCAAATCAGTCCAGTTCAGTTTACCCACAGAGTCTCCGTCAGTCTCCAGTCTCCAGACCTCAACAGAGACAGACGACGATATCAAGGCAAAGCAGAAGGAGAAG CTGGATTTGTATAACCAGAGGATTATGGAAAAGAGGGAGCAGCAGTACCAGGAGATGATAGCCCGcaagaaacaaggagagaggaacaAGGATGGCACACTGATCTCCCCAG